One window of the Notolabrus celidotus isolate fNotCel1 chromosome 23, fNotCel1.pri, whole genome shotgun sequence genome contains the following:
- the LOC117807100 gene encoding uncharacterized protein LOC117807100: MMSPLMFAFCLTCLCLEETTQTTELKSTTSVHQESGFISADVGGEITLQCFYEGDQVKKLYWYKQTLGEKPRLVSSYYKYETSVRLHGEFENNPRFTVDIEIGRNHLKITDLRVSDTATYYCAYKYKRVIEFVEGTSLSVKGSSLNLHFLVNQSGSETIQPGGSVTLSCTVPTGSCDGEHSVYWFKDSEESQPGLIYIHGDKNDQCERKPNEQSCEYELPMKSLNRSHAGTFYCAVVSCGHILFGNGSKLNFEDEGDSPVLVFVLSGALTFTIILILLLAVMLCVINKRNNCRCEEPGATFPASSTTNQQGDHDEENLHYAAVREHRPNRPRRQENNMKAECVYSSVKQ, translated from the exons ATGATGAGTCCTCTGATGTTTGCGTTCTGCCTCacatgtctgtgcttggaggAAACCA CTCAGACGACGGAGCTGAAATCAACCACTTCTGTTCACCAAGAGAGTGGATTCATATCAGCTGATGTTGGTGGGGAGATAACTTTACAATGCTTCTATGAAGGGGATCAGGTAAAAAAGTTATACTGGTACAAGCAAACTCTGGGAGAGAAACCAAGGCTCGTCTCGTCTTACTACAAGTATGAAACAAGTGTACGGTTGCATGGAGAATTCGAGAACAATCCACGCTTCACAGTGGACATTGAAATAGGTCGGAATCACTTGAAGATCACAGATTTACGTGTTTCAGACACAGCTACTTATTACTGTGCGTATAAGTATAAACGTGTGATTGAATTTGTGGAGGGCACTTCTCTCAGTGTCAAAGGTTCAAGCTTGAACTTACACTTTTTGGTCAATCAATCGGGATCAGAGACCATCCAGCCAGGAGGCTCTGTGACTCTGAGCTGTACCGTCCCCACTGGGAGCTGTGACGGAGAACACAGTGTGTACTGGTTCAAAGACTCTGAGGAGTCTCAACCAGGACTCATTTACATCCATGGAGATAAGAATGATCAGTGTGAGAGGAAACCTAATGAACAAAGTTGTGAGTACGAGTTGCCCATGAAGAGCCTGAATCGCTCTCATGCTGGGACGTTCTACTGCGCTGTCGTCTCATGTGGACACATTCTGTTTGGAAACGGGAGCAAGCTCAACTTTGAAG ATGAGGGAGACTCACCTGTCTTGGTGTTTGTCTTGAGTGGGGCTTTGACGTTTACTATCATCTTGATTCTGTTGCTGGCTGTCATGTTGTGTGTGATCAACAAGAGAAACAACTGCAGATGTGAAG AGCCTGGTGCAACATTTCCAGCTTCTTCAACAACTAACCAACAG GGTGACCATGATGAGGAAAACCTCCATTACGCAGCTGTAAGAGAGCACAGGCCCAACAGACCTAGAAGACAAGAGAACAACATGAAGGCTGAATGTGTGTACTCAAGTGTAAAACAGTAG